A region from the Ictalurus punctatus breed USDA103 chromosome 25, Coco_2.0, whole genome shotgun sequence genome encodes:
- the pinx1 gene encoding PIN2/TERF1-interacting telomerase inhibitor 1 isoform X2: MSMLAEPRRKQKWSVDPRNSTWSSDDSKFGQKMLERMGWSKGKGLGKSEQGATEHIKVKVKNNSLGLGTSINHEDNWIAHQDDFNQLLAELNNCHVQNSTEEPSPEQTQGFSLEEKSKTSKKRVHYMKFTKGKDLSSRSETDLACIFGKRAKQMRNQDEASNGTDSQEENEQDGDDKDGPSNPEVELNTVTSALTMQEYFAQRMAQLKKGRAENQSSVPIPETNGDLQSQSATPKSTEDSPNTSDMEEKEKKRKKKNRKSDQHGDEERVEETDEAPVTEEITVVEQADSDSKTKKKKKKKKERQARVEECCVPAAKHDPAGDILALSTEKKKKRKNKETPTHTPTDSINEDDKADNVTDTEVLDKKRKKRKRKEQEEEQTEVLVEMKSKKHKRRKTNDN, from the exons ATGTCCATGCTTGCTGAGC CTCGTCGAAAGCAGAAGTGGTCTGTGGACCCGAGGAACAGCACGTGGAGCAGTGATGACTCCAAGTTCGGCCAGAAGATGCTGGAACGAATGGGCTGGTCTAAAGGGAAG GGTCTTGGCAAAAGTGAGCAGGGTGCTACAGAGCATATCAAGGTTAAAGTGAAGAACAACAGCTTGGGTTTAGGCACCTCAATCAACCACGAG GATAACTGGATCGCTCATCAGGACGATTTTAATCAGCTTCTTGCCGAACTGAACAACTGCCATGTGCAGAACAGCACTGAAG agccgTCCCCAGAACAGACACAAGGTTTCAGCTTGGAGGAGAAATCCAAGACGTCAAAAAAAAGGGTCCATTACATGAAGTTCACCAAAG GGAAGGATCTGTCCAGTCGCAGTGAAACAGACCTCGCTTGCATCTTCGGTAAAAGAGCCAAACAGATGAGAAATCAGGATGAG GCGAGCAACGGTACCGATTCTCAGGAGGAGAACGAGCAGGACGGCGATGACAAGGATGGTCCATCAAACCCCGAGGTGGAACTCAACACAGTGACCAGTGCTCTGACCATGCAGGAATACTTTGCTCAGCGGATGGCACAATTAAAGAAAGGTCGCGCTGAGAACCAGTCCTCTGTTCCCATTCCTGAAACCAACGGTGACCTGCAATCCCAGTCAGCGACACCAAAATCCACAGAGGACTCTCCCAACACCAGCGAcatggaggaaaaagaaaaaaaaagaaagaaaaagaatagaaAGAGTGACCAACATGGCGATGAGGAAAGGGTGGAAGAAACTGATGAAGCCCCAGTGACAGAAGAGATTACTGTTGTAGAGCAGGCTGACTCGGACAgcaagacgaagaagaagaagaaaaagaagaaagagcgACAAGCTAGAGTGGAGGAGTGCTGTGTCCCAGCAGCAAAACACGACCCCGCTGGGGATATACTGGCCCTTTCcacagagaaaaagaagaaaaggaaaaacaaagaaacacctACTCACACACCTACAGATTCAATTAACGAAGACGATAAAGCAGATAACGtcacagacactgaggttttgGATAAAAAGCGAAAAAAGAGGAAGCGGAAAGAACAAGAGGAAGAGCAGACAGAAGTACTAGTAGAAATGAAATCCAAAAAGCACAAGAGAAGAAAGACGAATGACAATTAG
- the pinx1 gene encoding PIN2/TERF1-interacting telomerase inhibitor 1 isoform X1, which translates to MMYSGICDLISRRKQKWSVDPRNSTWSSDDSKFGQKMLERMGWSKGKGLGKSEQGATEHIKVKVKNNSLGLGTSINHEDNWIAHQDDFNQLLAELNNCHVQNSTEEPSPEQTQGFSLEEKSKTSKKRVHYMKFTKGKDLSSRSETDLACIFGKRAKQMRNQDEASNGTDSQEENEQDGDDKDGPSNPEVELNTVTSALTMQEYFAQRMAQLKKGRAENQSSVPIPETNGDLQSQSATPKSTEDSPNTSDMEEKEKKRKKKNRKSDQHGDEERVEETDEAPVTEEITVVEQADSDSKTKKKKKKKKERQARVEECCVPAAKHDPAGDILALSTEKKKKRKNKETPTHTPTDSINEDDKADNVTDTEVLDKKRKKRKRKEQEEEQTEVLVEMKSKKHKRRKTNDN; encoded by the exons atgatgtacagCGGCATTTGTGACCTTATAT CTCGTCGAAAGCAGAAGTGGTCTGTGGACCCGAGGAACAGCACGTGGAGCAGTGATGACTCCAAGTTCGGCCAGAAGATGCTGGAACGAATGGGCTGGTCTAAAGGGAAG GGTCTTGGCAAAAGTGAGCAGGGTGCTACAGAGCATATCAAGGTTAAAGTGAAGAACAACAGCTTGGGTTTAGGCACCTCAATCAACCACGAG GATAACTGGATCGCTCATCAGGACGATTTTAATCAGCTTCTTGCCGAACTGAACAACTGCCATGTGCAGAACAGCACTGAAG agccgTCCCCAGAACAGACACAAGGTTTCAGCTTGGAGGAGAAATCCAAGACGTCAAAAAAAAGGGTCCATTACATGAAGTTCACCAAAG GGAAGGATCTGTCCAGTCGCAGTGAAACAGACCTCGCTTGCATCTTCGGTAAAAGAGCCAAACAGATGAGAAATCAGGATGAG GCGAGCAACGGTACCGATTCTCAGGAGGAGAACGAGCAGGACGGCGATGACAAGGATGGTCCATCAAACCCCGAGGTGGAACTCAACACAGTGACCAGTGCTCTGACCATGCAGGAATACTTTGCTCAGCGGATGGCACAATTAAAGAAAGGTCGCGCTGAGAACCAGTCCTCTGTTCCCATTCCTGAAACCAACGGTGACCTGCAATCCCAGTCAGCGACACCAAAATCCACAGAGGACTCTCCCAACACCAGCGAcatggaggaaaaagaaaaaaaaagaaagaaaaagaatagaaAGAGTGACCAACATGGCGATGAGGAAAGGGTGGAAGAAACTGATGAAGCCCCAGTGACAGAAGAGATTACTGTTGTAGAGCAGGCTGACTCGGACAgcaagacgaagaagaagaagaaaaagaagaaagagcgACAAGCTAGAGTGGAGGAGTGCTGTGTCCCAGCAGCAAAACACGACCCCGCTGGGGATATACTGGCCCTTTCcacagagaaaaagaagaaaaggaaaaacaaagaaacacctACTCACACACCTACAGATTCAATTAACGAAGACGATAAAGCAGATAACGtcacagacactgaggttttgGATAAAAAGCGAAAAAAGAGGAAGCGGAAAGAACAAGAGGAAGAGCAGACAGAAGTACTAGTAGAAATGAAATCCAAAAAGCACAAGAGAAGAAAGACGAATGACAATTAG
- the tdh gene encoding L-threonine dehydrogenase isoform X1, protein MPVVRALTKVAKKALLTPGCGCQVSAVAVRHVSFSPRQVTNASDASFHSVSFSETDHPKVLITGGLGQLGVGLAKLLRKRFGKNNVILSDIRKPPTHVFHSGPFIYSDILDYKNLREIVVNNRITWVVHYSALLSAVGEANVALARAVNITGLHNILDIAAEHGLRLFVPSTIGAFGPTSPRNPTPDLCVQRPRTIYGVSKVHAELMGEYYHHRYGLDFRCLRYPGIISADSQPGGGTTDYAVQIFHDAVKTGKFECNLKPDTRLPMMYIDDCLRATLEVMEAPAETLSMRTYNINAMSFTPDELAQEVQKQLPDLQITYKIDPVRQAIADSWPMNFDDSNARNDWRWKHDYDLPELVQTMLNFIGSESQVAQVS, encoded by the exons ATGCCAGTAGTCCGTGCTTTGACTAAGGTGGCAAAGAAAGCCCTTCTGACCCCTGGATGTGGCTGCCAGGTTTCAGCAGTGGCTGTGCGTCATGTCAGTTTCTCCCCCCGTCAAGTGACGAATGCATCAGATGCCAGCTTTCACTCTGTGTCCTTTTCTGAAACAGATCACCCAAAGGTCCTTATTACAG GTGGCCTCGGGCAACTAGGTGTTGGGCTTGCCAAATTGTTAAG GAAAAGGTTTGGAAAAAACAATGTGATCCTTTCAGATATCAGGAAGCCTCCCACCCATGTGTTTCACAGTG GCCCCTTTATCTACTCGGACATTTTGGACTATAAAAACTTGAGAGAGATTGTTGTCAACAACCGGATCACCTGGGTGGTGCATTACAGTGCTCTTCTCAGTGCTGTTGGGGAAGCTAATGTAGCCCTGGCCCGGGCTGTCAACATAACTG GTCTTCACAACATCTTGGACATTGCTGCTGAGCATGGGCTTCGACTGTTTGTTCCTAGCACGATTGGTGCCTTTGGCCCAACTTCCCCACGTAACCCGACTCCTGATCTTTGTGTGCAGCGACCTCGTACCATATATGGTGTTTCCAAGGTCCATGCTGAGCTAATGGGCGAG TATTACCATCACCGGTATGGTCTTGACTTCCGCTGTCTGCGGTACCCTGGTATAATCTCTGCAGATTCCCAGCCAGGCGGAGGCACGACAG ATTACGCTGTGCAGATATTCCATGATGCTGTCAAGACCGGCAAGTTTGAGTGCAACTTGAAGCCAGACACGCGGCTTCCTATGATGTACATTGACGACTGTTTGCGGGCTACGCTCGAGGTCATGGAAGCCCCAGCTGAGACGCTGTCCATGCGCACTTACAACATCAACGCCATGAGCTTCACTCCTGATGAACTGGCGCAGGAGGTCCAGAAACAGCTGCCTGACCTGCAAATCACGTACAAAATCGATCCTGTAAGACAGGCAATAG CTGACAGTTGGCCCATGAACTTCGATGACTCTAACGCACGCAATGACTGGAGGTGGAAACATGACTACGACCTGCCGGAGTTGGTTCAGACAATGCTCAACTTCATTGGTTCAGAGTCCCAGGTTGCCCAAGTCAGCTGA
- the tdh gene encoding L-threonine dehydrogenase (The RefSeq protein has 2 substitutions compared to this genomic sequence): MPVVRALTKVAKKALLTPGCGCQVSAVAVRHVSFSPRQVTNASDASFHSVSFSETDHPKVLITGGLGQLGAGLAKLLRKRFGKNNVILSDIRKPPTHVFHSGPFIYSDILDYKNLREIVVNNRITWLVHYSALLSAVGEANVALARAVNITGLHNILDIAAEHGLRLFVPSTIGAFGPTSPRNPTPDLCVQRPRTIYGVSKVHAELMGEYYHHRYGLDFRCLRYPGIISADSQPGGGTTDYAVQIFHDAVKTGKFECNLKPDTRLPMMYIDDCLRATLEVMEAPAETLSMRTYNINAMSFTPDELAQEVQKQLPDLQITYKIDPVRQAIADSWPMNFDDSNARNDWRWKHDYDLPELVQTMLNFIGSESQVAQVS; this comes from the exons ATGCCAGTAGTCCGTGCTTTGACTAAGGTGGCAAAGAAAGCCCTTCTGACCCCTGGATGTGGCTGCCAGGTTTCAGCAGTGGCTGTGCGTCATGTCAGTTTCTCCCCCCGTCAAGTGACGAATGCATCAGATGCCAGCTTTCACTCTGTGTCCTTTTCTGAAACAGATCACCCAAAGGTCCTTATTACAG GTGGCCTCGGGCAACTAGGTGTTGGGCTTGCCAAATTGTTAAG GAAAAGGTTTGGAAAAAACAATGTGATCCTTTCAGATATCAGGAAGCCTCCCACCCATGTGTTTCACAGTG GCCCCTTTATCTACTCGGACATTTTGGACTATAAAAACTTGAGAGAGATTGTTGTCAACAACCGGATCACCTGGGTGGTGCATTACAGTGCTCTTCTCAGTGCTGTTGGGGAAGCTAATGTAGCCCTGGCCCGGGCTGTCAACATAACTG GTCTTCACAACATCTTGGACATTGCTGCTGAGCATGGGCTTCGACTGTTTGTTCCTAGCACGATTGGTGCCTTTGGCCCAACTTCCCCACGTAACCCGACTCCTGATCTTTGTGTGCAGCGACCTCGTACCATATATGGTGTTTCCAAGGTCCATGCTGAGCTAATGGGCGAG TATTACCATCACCGGTATGGTCTTGACTTCCGCTGTCTGCGGTACCCTGGTATAATCTCTGCAGATTCCCAGCCAGGCGGAGGCACGACAG ATTACGCTGTGCAGATATTCCATGATGCTGTCAAGACCGGCAAGTTTGAGTGCAACTTGAAGCCAGACACGCGGCTTCCTATGATGTACATTGACGACTGTTTGCGGGCTACGCTCGAGGTCATGGAAGCCCCAGCTGAGACGCTGTCCATGCGCACTTACAACATCAACGCCATGAGCTTCACTCCTGATGAACTGGCGCAGGAGGTCCAGAAACAGCTGCCTGACCTGCAAATCACGTACAAAATCGATCCTGTAAGACAGGCAATAG CTGACAGTTGGCCCATGAACTTCGATGACTCTAACGCACGCAATGACTGGAGGTGGAAACATGACTACGACCTGCCGGAGTTGGTTCAGACAATGCTCAACTTCATTGGTTCAGAGTCCCAGGTTGCCCAAGTCAGCTGA